CATAGTGGATGCCCATTGTCATTATCGAAGAAGAAACGGAGAACATAGGTGAGAGGTGAATTATTCTAAACTTAGCAAACTATCAGTTTACAACTTAGCAAACTAGTACATAGTGGATGCCAAATGTCATTATCGAAGAAGAAAGTATTCTACACATTTAAGACATGACAAATATTTCCAATACTTTGCAACTTTGTCTACACGTCTCTTCTACTACTATCTAACagaagttaaaaaatttaatataataaaaatattatcacattttctttctctccttttcttctaGTTTGTTTGTTGGTTTCACTCATTAGTTCGACAATAATTTAGTTATTGTTGgattagagaaagaaaaagaaattgataaactatcaaatttttattaatttgtcaGAAAAAAGTGAAGGATAAAAGAAAGAACGAAAAATATGaagatattttatcatataaggataaaagaaaaataaaaaatgtgaagatattttatcacattaacaATTTTAGTAACgagaaaaaaataatctaattaaagTTGTAAACTAATAAAAgattattgtcattttttaattattaagggtCTTTTTGCCTAAATTCAAagattttaagtataatttattcttttttttttcttatttgtctATAAACATTCTAGAAGTGACTCTAATCAGTGAAACAAATATAAAgtagtcaattaatttaatataatttattattttctgatTGCAAGATTGCCACGTGtaatttaaagagaagaaaatattgAAGGCATCTCAACCACTTGTTGACTTCTAGAAAACCGTCCAGGTTCAACGTAACCTAAACCCTTCCATAATTTTCTATATTGCGGGACAAGCGTCAGCGCGTCTCCAGTTTTTGCATCGCCATTTGCATTTGCCCAGATTCCTTCACCGCCATGGTAGAGGTTGATGCTGCATTCATCCAAGCCCTTGAGCACCGGCCGAAGCCCGCCGTCGTCGAAGCCGAGGGCATCCCTCTCATCGATCTCTCCGCCATCAACTCCTCCGACTCTGCCGCAGTCGCCGCCCTTGCCGCCGAGATCGGCCGTGCCTGCGAGACCTGGGGCTTCTTCCAGGTCATCAACCACGGAGTACCGTTGGCCTGTCGGGAGAAGATGGAGTCGGCGTCGAGAAAGTTCTTTGCGCAGTCCTTGGACGAGAAGCTCAAGGTGAGGAGAGACGAGAAGAATCCGGTGGGATACCATGACGGCGAGCACACCAAGAACGTCCGGGACTGGAAGGAGGTCTACGATTTTGTCCAGAAAGTTCCGACCATCATTCCGGCCTCTCCCGAGCCTGATGACAGGGAAGTGGTGTTGCTTCGTAATCAATGGCCCGATTACCCTCCTAACTTCAGGTTAGGTTCAAATTAATTCCATCTACAGTGCAGTTTGGAATGGGTAACTGATCAAATTGtatcaaataaaatacaaaattcagtTTAATTGCGACCCGTGAATGAGATTAGCATAAGAgatctaatttatatataatta
This window of the Diospyros lotus cultivar Yz01 chromosome 5, ASM1463336v1, whole genome shotgun sequence genome carries:
- the LOC127801021 gene encoding protein DMR6-LIKE OXYGENASE 2-like isoform X3 codes for the protein MVEVDAAFIQALEHRPKPAVVEAEGIPLIDLSAINSSDSAAVAALAAEIGRACETWGFFQVINHGVPLACREKMESASRKFFAQSLDEKLKVRRDEKNPVGYHDGEHTKNVRDWKEVYDFVQKVPTIIPASPEPDDREVVLLRNQWPDYPPNFREVWEEYVVEIEKLAHKLLELISLSLGLPGNRFMNFFDDQTSFLRLNYYPRCPVPDLALGVGRHKDAVGMTVLAQDDVGGLEVRRKSDGEWVRVKPTPNAYIINVGDIIQVN